GTTACTTAGCAGTTCTTGTACAAACCAAAAAATATGTATTATGAAAAGAGTATTCAGATTTAAAATTATAATTCTTTTAGTTGCTGCAATGGGATTGTTCTCCTGTAAAAAAGCAGATGGTTACAGCGATCAAATAGAAACCAATATTGAACCTGTTGACAGCACCGAAGCGGTACAAGATACAACCGCAAGTACAAAACCCACAGATGCAAACAGTACAACCGCTCCGAGTTCGCAAGAGACGGGAACATCTGGTAATGATGCATCAGAAAGCAGTCAGGGTACGGGAATAGGTCCCGGAGAGAGTCCGGAAGATGCTTCTACTTATACGGGTTCTTCGGGCATGCAGAAAGACAGTATTAAACCTGAAGTAAAGGCTTCAAAAAAGAAAAAGCAATAAGTTGATTAAGACAAATAAAAGATGTCAGTCATTTTACAATTGATATGACTGACACCTTTTTATATTTTTTTTTAACGTTTTTTACCAGCTTATTTTAATTTTTCCGTGCCCTTTAGGTTTATACTGATCCATTTTTGCATTTGCACTATAGGGTTTCAAAATTTCTTTGTTTTGTTCGATCTGTAATGAAGTTTTAGTATTCTTCTGCCATATAATATTCAGGCTGCAGGACAGGTCTTCATGTCCGTCAAATGTAAGATATGCGTTTTTTTCTCTTCTTGTAAAACTGGCCGTTGGATAGTCAGTAAATATCATAAAATCGTCATTTATTTTAATGTATTGTCTTGATACAATGGCAAACGCTGCGCCGGCTCCGTACACCTCCTGTCCAACTTGTCCGCTTTTGTCGTAACCGGTATATAAATCTTCAAGAGGCACCCAGAGGTCAGTTTGGATTTCTCCCGTTTTAACATATTCAGAAAGCATTTGTTTTGGCAGCAGTTCGGGAAAATAATAGGGTATTCGGTTTACTGCATACTTTATAAATTCAGGAATCAGAATTCGGAGTCCGGGAAGTATATCTATATCTTTTGCCTGAATAATATATTCGTTAAGCGCAGTATAGACTTCCATTTCTTCATATGCCGCTGTATAAGGAGCATCATTTAATGGAAAAATAGAAAAGAAGTTTTTGTAGTTTTTTCCAAAACCATATTGACAATCCCAAAGCTGTATATTTTTGAACAAGCCAGAAAGACACATATAACTTGTTTCCAGATAAATCTTTTTGTTTGTTATTTTATACAATTCCAGAAGGGCATTAGCAGAAAAAGCAGTATTATTAGCCTGATAAAAACTATCAAAACCACATTGGGTTAAATGACTGGCGGCTTTTTCGGCTTCATTTAAATATTTTTTCTCTTTAGTAATATGATAAACCAAAAGCATCAAAAGGGCATAAGCACCAGGAACATCTTTTTCGCCTCCCATTCCGGGCATGGTTTCTTCTTTTATAATTTCAAAAGTTTCTACGTTATAAAATACAGGCCATTCATACTTAAAATGATGCGCAGCTTTAATTACAAAATCAACTGAATCCAAAACCAGTTTTTCGGCATTTTTATTGCCCCAAACGGCCAGCCTTGCAAGATTAATAAGCGGATGATGAAGATACCAGGAATCCATTGTGGTTTCTTTTTTCTGTTCTTCGGATTCGTCTAATTTATCATGAAGTGCCGGAAGCCAGCGGGTAATACTATTTATTTTTGAATCGTAAAAACTGGCTAATCCTTTATTTAAATCTTCAGAAACTGTATACGTTTCAGATTTCCATCTTTCATATTCTTTTAAAGGAGCCAGAACAGCAAGCTGCACCATACTTTCGGCAGGTGTTTCGTAATCGCACAAATAGGCATTGAGGTAAGGAATGCCGTTTGTCTGTGTCCAGCAGCCTTTATTGTTTTCTAAATCGGTTATCGTTTTTTCGGCAATTTCTGTCCAGTCGTGATACTCTGTTTCCGGTTTCTGTATGAGTTTATATATCAGGGCGAGACTTTCGAGATAATCTTTACAGAGTTTCGAAGGATCATCATTTGTTTCGTCTCCCGGTAAAACGTAAGCATCGGAAATAATAAATTTTCTGCCAGCCGGAAGCGCATCTTCAATTGTTACCGGAAGCTGAAAACCAATCTCAGGCCAGGTTCCGTTTACCGTATCGCCCAGCGTGGTATGGGTCGCTTCGCAGTAAGCTGAAACAGAGCTGAGGTTTTGAAAATAAAATAAGGTTGATTTTTTAGGTTTTGTAACACTTGCGTATAAAATTCCTGATCGCGTGCCGACCTGACTGACATGAATTTTTCCGGCTGTATTTTCAATTTTCCCGTTTTGTGTTAAAGGCAGTATATCACGGGGCCAAAACGGAATCATAAGGGGTAATCGGGCTGTAAATAATGTTTTATAGTGAAACAAATGCGAATTGGGTTCCGGAAAATCTACTAGAATTTCGTATTCACCTAATTCAGTTGTAAGCTTGATGTTGATTTCGTTTTCTGACTGGTTTATGGCATATATTTCAAAAAAACTGTTTAAGGCATATGCGGCCCGAAAAGCCATTCGCTCTTTTTTTGTACCATTGGCCACAATCCATAACGAATCCCTGCAATTATAAAGTTCAAATGTATAACCTGCTTTGGTAATTGTAACTATTGCATTACTGGTATCAATGTCGGTTTGAGCAGTTGAAGCCCATGGGGTTGTTGTATTCATATTTCTTTATTATGTTCTTCAAAACCCAGAAATATTTGTCCTGCCAGACAGCCGAAAAATAAAACTTAAAAGCAGATGCCTAAACTGTTATTTCGGAGGAATGTTTTCATTTTGGTTTCCTTTTACTCAAAGTTCAAAAAATCACAACGAAAAATCTTATAAGATTAAGCCGAGGATTTACACTTTTTGCATTGATTTACAGTTTTTTAGAAAAATGATGCAGATTTATTTGATTCATATAACAGATACTGAAAATTATGTAACTATATTGTCAGTCAGTATTTTAATTTTATAATAATCAGATTATGAATTATAAATTAAAAAAATAATATTATGAAAACGCTTTTAAAAACCAAAATTGCACTGTTGATTCTATTGGCAGGACTGGCATTTTCGTGTAAGAAAAATGAAACCACAACAACAGATTCTTACGAAAATGACAGTATTCAGAATACTGTAGATACAATAGGACCAGAAGTAGATACTACTACAATAGATACTGTTGGCGGTCCTGTGAGATCAGTAGATACTATTACAAAATAAAGAAGAGAATAGTTTTAAATATTTTTAAAGACCTGTATGGATGAAATTCTATGCAGGTTTTTTTTATTTCTTTGAAAAGCAGAATGACATAAAAACTACGGTTATAAATAAACTGCCAATTTTTTATTGTAACTTTAAAACAGCAAATTTTTTAAACCGCAAAACCCCAAAATTGCGTATATGTAAATAAGAACGCTTAACATCGTTAAGATTAATAGTATTAAAGCTATATTAAAATTGATTTTAAGCGCGTAAGATTAGTACTAATATAGTTTTTTTAATTAAAATTAAATGATGTTTTTTTGTTGTTTTCTGAATAAACCTCTTCTATAAATGCCTTTTTAAGAAATATTAAGAGAAATCTTAATGATATTTGCCGATAACTTAAATTTACATAGCTTTGTTTTTTCACAATTAATCCGCTTTTAGTTTTTTTATTTTGGAAATAAATATTGTTTTAGAAGAACTCCAAAAACAAAATAAAACTGTTTATAAAAATGTCTTTGATCGTTTTTATAAAGAGCTGGTTATCTATGCCAATAATTTTTTGTTTGATCAGCAGGCCAGTGAAGATGTAGTACAGGACGTTTTTATCTCACTTTGGGAAAACGCACAGACTATCGATATTAAAACATCATTAAAAGCCTATTTGTTTGCGATGGTCCGCAACAGATGTCTCAACTATCTTAAATCTATAAAAATTACCGACGACTTAAACCTGATTGATCTAAATTCCATGATTATTTTAGATGAAGATCTGGATTTAATTTCTGAAGAAGAAAAAAGCATTGTCTACAATCATATCTTAAAAGTGATTGATACTTTTCCCGTAAGCATGCAGGAAGTTTTTAAACTTAAGTTTATAGAAAACTTCAGTTATAATGAAATTGCAGACGAGTTGAATATCTCTGTAAATACAGTAAAAACCCAGCTTCAGAGAGCCAAAACAAAGATCAGCCAGTCATTGGTTGTTATTCTGGCGTTATTTTCGATCCGCCCGTAAGAAATTTATTCTGCTTTATAGAAAATTTAATTTTTTCTTCGTTTTTTCTTAAACTTTTGTCACCCATTTATAGAATTCGGTTGTCTTAGTTATAAATTACCATCAAGTAATTGTTAATTTAAAAGAATTCTCAAAATGGATTTTAAACTGATCATAAAGAAAATAAACGATACTCTCAGCCCCGAAGAAGAATCAATTTTTACTGCATGGTACAATGAGTCAGACGCAAACAGGGAATATTTTGAAAGAGTACAAAGTAATTATCAAAGCGATCTTGAGCCGGAAGATATTAATCTGAACTCGGCCTGGAATACGATTGATAAAATTATCAGTCCGGAAACAAACAGAAGATCGTATTATAAATATGCGATTGCGGCTTCTGTGGCTCTTCTTATCGGAATTGGATATTATACGACACAAACGAACACTTCGGTTAAAAATGTAAATACCAAAACTGAAAACGCTGTTGTTGAAAAGGAAAAACAAAAAGAAAAAAACAGCGATGAAATTATCCTGACGCTTTCGGATGGTTCAAAAGTAGTTTTGAATAATCAGAAAAACGGTGTTGTAGCGAGTCAGGAAGATATCGTAATTACAAAAGACAAAGACGGACAGATTCGTTACGAGGATAATAACGCGGCGCACAAAGGAAAAGTAAGCTTTAATACTTTGGTTACACCAAACGGAAAAACATTTCAAATTGCACTTCCGGACGGAACAGTGGTCTGGATGAATGCGGGATCGTCTTTAAAATACCCAACTTATTTTGAAGGAAACGAAAGATCGGTTGTTTTAACCGGAGAAGCTTATTTTGAAGTAACGCGTAATGAAAAAATGCCTTTTAAAGTTTTATCAAATGGTCAGGAAGTAGAGGTTTTAGGAACGCACTTTAATATTAGAGCGTATGAAAACGAACCGGTATTGAAAACTACTTTGTTAGAAGGAAAAATAAAAATTACCGAAGGAAGCAATTCGGCTTTAGTAAAACCGGGCCAGCAGATTGTTGTTTCTGTTGACAAACATTCTATGCGCACCAAGGAAGTTAATACAGAACTGGCCGTAGCATGGAAAAACAGATTGTTTTATTTTGAAAATGCGAGATACGACGAAATCATGCGTGAAATCGAAAGATGGTATGATGTTGAGGTAATCTACAAAGGAAAAATTCCGGATGAGCGTTTTGAAGGCGCAATCCAAAAAGACCTAAAATTAAATCAGGTATTAAAAATGCTTGAAAGCAAAGATATTCACTTTAAAATTTCAGGGAAGGAGGTGATTGTGACACAGTAGCCACGTGAAACAAGAACCACAAAAAAATACCCAAAGCGTTCCCGCGCTTTGGGCATAGAAAGTGAGTTCTTCATAAAATATTAACCGATCCTATTATTAACCACACCGATTCAAAAGTAATGAAATTTTTAACCAATCAAAAATTAAGTCATCGCCAGAATAAAGCTCTAAAAGCCAGATTCAAATCGATTAAAACAGATAATTTGAAAAAATTATCCCTTATAGTTTTTATGCTTTTTGCCTTAACCACTTTTGCGCAGGGCAATAAAACTGTTACTATAGAAGGTAACAATCTTACGTTTCAAAAAGTGTTTGCTTCGATAACCAAGCAGACAGGATATGTTTTCTTTTATAACGTAAAGATTTTAGAAAATGCAAAACCGGTAAATTTAAATATCCAGAAAAAAAGCATTCAGGATGCTTTAAATATTGTTTTTGAAGGACAGCCTTTTTCGTACACCATTCAGGATAAAACCATTGTGGTAAACACAAACACTCCTGATAACAAAGGTACGGGTTCTATACAAGTTAAAGGAAAAGTATTGAATTCGCAAAGCGAACCCTATCCGGGCATAAACGTTTGGGTTACAGGTACGAGAATTGGTGCCGTAACCGATTTTGACGGAAGTTTTACTTTACATGATGTACCGTCAAATGCTATAATCGAATGTTCAGGATTAACCGTTGAAACCACAAGACTTGTTCTTGACGGTCGGTCCAGTGTAACGATTATCGCAAAAGAAAAAGTTTCGTTAATGAACGAAATTGTGGTAAACAACGGTTACCAGAAAATTTCTAAAGTTCGTTCTACAGGATCTGTTTCTACTATTACAGCCAAGGAGTTAGATAAAATTCCT
This portion of the Flavobacterium gelatinilyticum genome encodes:
- a CDS encoding RNA polymerase sigma-70 factor: MEINIVLEELQKQNKTVYKNVFDRFYKELVIYANNFLFDQQASEDVVQDVFISLWENAQTIDIKTSLKAYLFAMVRNRCLNYLKSIKITDDLNLIDLNSMIILDEDLDLISEEEKSIVYNHILKVIDTFPVSMQEVFKLKFIENFSYNEIADELNISVNTVKTQLQRAKTKISQSLVVILALFSIRP
- a CDS encoding FecR family protein, whose product is MDFKLIIKKINDTLSPEEESIFTAWYNESDANREYFERVQSNYQSDLEPEDINLNSAWNTIDKIISPETNRRSYYKYAIAASVALLIGIGYYTTQTNTSVKNVNTKTENAVVEKEKQKEKNSDEIILTLSDGSKVVLNNQKNGVVASQEDIVITKDKDGQIRYEDNNAAHKGKVSFNTLVTPNGKTFQIALPDGTVVWMNAGSSLKYPTYFEGNERSVVLTGEAYFEVTRNEKMPFKVLSNGQEVEVLGTHFNIRAYENEPVLKTTLLEGKIKITEGSNSALVKPGQQIVVSVDKHSMRTKEVNTELAVAWKNRLFYFENARYDEIMREIERWYDVEVIYKGKIPDERFEGAIQKDLKLNQVLKMLESKDIHFKISGKEVIVTQ